One window of Aquipuribacter hungaricus genomic DNA carries:
- a CDS encoding acyltransferase family protein — protein MSGTTGAPAPPQHPQGFDVLRIVAASMVVVSHAFLLPDGSEPVVLPLGDFGFNLGRLGVIVFFVVSGYLVCGSWLSDPRPRAFAEKRARRIMPGLVVMLLLVTFVLGPLLSTAPDYLRQPGTYAYLLRNLLVFPYSYDLPGVFEDNPVTAVNGVLWTLGVEVTAYAALVVAGLLGWLRRPAVLLAVTVVLAVVGWRLPHDTIGDGLLVPVALRVEFVAYFFAAATVRSLGWRPGARSALAAAGVVALLVLTQAPLSVLLVPAGTVLVLYVGTRAWPAARPVTRLGDPSYGTYIYGFVLQQVLVGPLGLGDLPVWQLAAVSLVLCLGIGYLSWHLVEKRFLRRRTPTVQAARTAEEAGTPGQGTPEDQGRPEGDHRPVGTRTDPAAG, from the coding sequence ATGAGCGGCACCACGGGGGCGCCCGCCCCGCCCCAGCACCCCCAGGGCTTCGACGTCCTGCGCATCGTCGCCGCGTCGATGGTCGTCGTCTCCCACGCGTTCCTGCTGCCCGACGGCAGCGAGCCGGTGGTGCTCCCGCTGGGCGACTTCGGCTTCAACCTGGGCCGGCTCGGGGTCATCGTCTTCTTCGTCGTCAGCGGCTACCTGGTCTGCGGCAGCTGGCTGTCCGACCCCCGCCCGCGCGCCTTCGCCGAGAAGCGCGCCCGGCGGATCATGCCCGGCCTGGTCGTCATGCTCCTGCTCGTCACGTTCGTGCTGGGCCCGCTGCTGAGCACCGCCCCGGACTACCTGCGCCAGCCGGGCACGTACGCCTACCTGCTGCGCAACCTGCTGGTGTTCCCCTACTCCTACGACCTGCCCGGGGTCTTCGAGGACAACCCGGTGACGGCGGTCAACGGCGTGCTGTGGACCCTCGGCGTCGAGGTCACGGCGTACGCCGCGCTCGTCGTGGCCGGCCTGCTGGGCTGGCTCCGGCGCCCCGCCGTGCTCCTGGCGGTCACCGTCGTCCTCGCCGTGGTCGGCTGGCGCCTGCCGCACGACACCATCGGCGACGGCCTGCTCGTGCCCGTGGCGCTGCGCGTGGAGTTCGTCGCGTACTTCTTCGCCGCCGCCACCGTGCGCTCGCTGGGGTGGCGGCCGGGCGCCCGGAGCGCGCTCGCGGCCGCCGGCGTGGTCGCGCTGCTCGTGCTCACGCAGGCCCCGCTGTCGGTGCTGCTCGTGCCCGCCGGGACCGTCCTCGTGCTCTACGTCGGCACCCGCGCCTGGCCGGCCGCGCGCCCGGTGACGCGCCTCGGCGACCCGAGCTACGGCACGTACATCTACGGCTTCGTCCTGCAGCAGGTGCTCGTGGGGCCGCTCGGCCTCGGCGACCTGCCGGTGTGGCAGCTGGCGGCGGTGTCGCTCGTGCTGTGCCTGGGCATCGGGTACCTGTCGTGGCACCTGGTGGAGAAGCGGTTCCTGCGACGCCGGACGCCCACGGTCCAGGCGGCCAGGACGGCGGAGGAGGCCGGCACACCCGGGCAGGGGACGCCGGAGGACCAGGGCAGGCCCGAGGGGGACCACCGCCCCGTCGGGACCCGCACGGACCCCGCCGCAGGCTGA
- a CDS encoding glycosyltransferase, producing MSDAPGTPSSASARTPSGQAAAAGSARPGGRPAFVATTGGHLVQLTHLARLLEPARHEQGLWITHRTPQSESMMAGRDVRFVPFVHARRVHEVLLGTPRLLAMLRREGVDTVYSTGAAVSLAALPLAPLVRTRPVFVESLARADGPSMAGKVHQRLPWVQRYTQYPANAGPRWRHEFSLLDTFALAEPVPTTPRRVLVSVGTARPWGFERMLRRVLEVLPPGADVLWQTGVTSTAGLELPGTVVASMSDEEFRTEIDRADVVVSHAGVGTFVRCLEAGKAPVLVPRRAAHGEHVDDHQLQIAGVAAARGLAVVREADELAPDDLLAAAALRVVPA from the coding sequence ATGAGCGACGCCCCCGGCACCCCGTCCAGCGCGTCCGCCCGGACCCCGTCCGGCCAGGCCGCGGCGGCGGGCTCGGCCCGCCCCGGCGGCCGACCCGCCTTCGTCGCCACCACCGGCGGCCACCTGGTCCAGCTGACCCACCTGGCCCGGCTGCTCGAGCCCGCGCGCCACGAGCAGGGCCTCTGGATCACCCACCGCACCCCGCAGAGCGAGAGCATGATGGCCGGGCGCGACGTGCGCTTCGTGCCGTTCGTGCACGCCCGCCGCGTCCACGAGGTCCTCCTGGGCACCCCGCGCCTGCTGGCGATGCTGCGCCGCGAGGGCGTCGACACCGTCTACAGCACCGGGGCGGCCGTGTCGCTCGCCGCCCTGCCGCTGGCCCCGCTGGTCCGCACCCGGCCGGTGTTCGTCGAGAGCCTGGCCCGGGCGGACGGGCCGTCGATGGCCGGCAAGGTCCACCAGCGCCTGCCGTGGGTGCAGCGCTACACCCAGTACCCCGCCAACGCCGGGCCGCGCTGGCGCCACGAGTTCAGCCTGCTCGACACCTTCGCCCTGGCCGAGCCGGTGCCCACGACGCCCCGCCGGGTGCTGGTCAGCGTCGGCACCGCCCGCCCCTGGGGGTTCGAGCGGATGCTGCGGCGGGTGCTGGAGGTGCTGCCCCCGGGCGCCGACGTGCTGTGGCAGACCGGCGTCACGAGCACCGCGGGCCTGGAGCTGCCGGGGACCGTCGTGGCGAGCATGTCCGACGAGGAGTTCCGCACCGAGATCGACCGCGCCGACGTCGTCGTCTCCCACGCCGGTGTCGGCACCTTCGTCCGCTGCCTCGAGGCCGGCAAGGCGCCCGTGCTCGTCCCCCGGCGCGCCGCCCACGGCGAGCACGTCGACGACCACCAGCTGCAGATCGCCGGGGTGGCCGCCGCGCGCGGCCTCGCGGTGGTCCGGGAGGCCGACGAGCTCGCCCCCGACGACCTGCTCGCCGCCGCCGCGCTGCGCGTGGTGCCCGCGTGA
- a CDS encoding glycosyltransferase, with protein sequence MRTVIAHDYLTQRGGAERVALALGDAFPGAPFVTSVYEPELSFPGFRDREIATGPLQRWPLVRKDPRAALPFLAQAWDRTSVADADVVVASTSGWAHGVGVPDGCALVAYCHNPARWLYQTEDYLPRAWQRALTAPLRARLESWDRRAASRVDTYVANSSSVAARIERVYDRPATIVHPPVSIDVDGPQDPVEGLEPGFFLTVGRGRGYKNVRAVIDGVGLLGDATLAVVGSAPSGEQEDAHARWLGVVSDAQLRWLYANARALVAVSYEDFGLTPIEANAFGTPVAVLRAGGYLDSTDEGVSGVFIEAPEASAVAATLRTMPDLDRDAVRRHAGRFSQASFAQRMREVVADTVGDRTVPLAA encoded by the coding sequence ATGCGGACCGTCATCGCCCACGACTACCTCACCCAGCGCGGCGGCGCCGAGCGCGTCGCCCTGGCCCTCGGCGACGCGTTCCCCGGCGCCCCGTTCGTGACCAGCGTGTACGAGCCCGAGCTGTCGTTCCCTGGCTTCCGCGACCGCGAGATCGCCACCGGCCCGCTGCAGCGCTGGCCCCTGGTCCGCAAGGACCCCCGCGCGGCGCTGCCGTTCCTCGCCCAGGCGTGGGACCGCACGAGCGTGGCCGACGCCGACGTCGTCGTCGCGAGCACCTCGGGCTGGGCCCACGGCGTGGGCGTGCCCGACGGCTGCGCGCTCGTGGCCTACTGCCACAACCCGGCGCGCTGGCTCTACCAGACCGAGGACTACCTGCCCCGGGCGTGGCAGCGCGCGCTCACCGCCCCGCTGCGCGCGCGCCTGGAGAGCTGGGACCGCCGGGCCGCCTCGCGGGTCGACACCTACGTCGCCAACTCCTCCAGCGTCGCGGCCCGGATCGAGCGGGTCTACGACCGGCCGGCCACGATCGTCCACCCGCCGGTGAGCATCGACGTCGACGGCCCGCAGGACCCGGTCGAGGGCCTGGAGCCCGGCTTCTTCCTCACCGTCGGCCGCGGCCGCGGGTACAAGAACGTCCGCGCCGTCATCGACGGGGTCGGCCTGCTCGGCGATGCCACCCTCGCCGTGGTCGGCTCCGCCCCCTCCGGGGAGCAGGAGGACGCGCACGCCCGCTGGCTCGGCGTCGTCTCCGACGCGCAGCTGCGGTGGCTGTACGCCAACGCCCGCGCCCTGGTCGCGGTGTCCTACGAGGACTTCGGCCTGACGCCGATCGAGGCGAACGCCTTCGGCACCCCGGTCGCCGTGCTGCGCGCCGGCGGGTACCTGGACTCCACCGACGAGGGCGTGAGCGGGGTCTTCATCGAGGCGCCCGAGGCGTCGGCCGTCGCCGCGACCCTGCGGACCATGCCGGACCTCGACCGGGACGCGGTGCGCCGGCACGCCGGCCGCTTCAGCCAGGCCAGCTTCGCCCAGCGCATGCGCGAGGTCGTGGCGGACACCGTCGGCGACCGCACCGTCCCCCTCGCCGCCTGA